In Salvelinus alpinus unplaced genomic scaffold, SLU_Salpinus.1 scaffold_40, whole genome shotgun sequence, a single genomic region encodes these proteins:
- the LOC139567006 gene encoding zinc finger protein 180-like isoform X1, producing the protein MSSLSYSPLEEEAVCWTEKEALVKEEEEEETVTIQKQVEGEAVTVKEEEKDVTEKDAFRVKEEEGVTVEEKEEDAVFGMKDEEGEITVTLEEDEEEKTGELINTSKYRERRDYRGSSGEPQQPHDADKAEKSLSTLEHLKKHQQRSTGKRTHRCSDCGKRFTSPAGIKIHQRIHTVEKPYRCTQCGKSFDTSSHLKIHQRIHTVEKPYSCTQCGKSFDTSSHLKIHQRIHTGEKPYSCSQCGKSFTQLSNLISHQRTHTGEKPYSCDECGKSFTTSSNLTLHQRTHTGERPYSCDQCGKSFTQLNNLISHQRTHTGEKPYSCTQCGKSFTHSSSLIQHQRAHTGEKPYSCDQCGKSFVTSSYLTVHQRTHTGEKPYSCNQCGKSFVTSSYLTEHQRTHTGEKPYSCNQCGKSFTQSNSLVQHQITHTGKKSRSCDQRYSDKRSLIKYQKIHT; encoded by the exons atgagttcactaagctactctcctctGGAAGAAGAGGctgtctgctggacggagaaagaagctctggtgaaagaggaggaggaagaggagactgttacaatacaaaaacaagtagagggtgaggctgttaccgtgaaagaagaagagaaagacgttacagaGAAAGACGccttcagagtgaaagaggaggagggtgttACAGTGGAAGAAAAGGAGGAAGATGCAGTTTTTGGAATGAAGGATGAAgagggggagattactgtcacattagAGGAGGACGAAGAAGAGAAGACTGGAGaactgattaacaccagtaaataca gagagagacgtgactatcgtggatcctctggggagcctcaacaacctcatgatgctgacaaggcagagaagagtctctccacattagaacacctcaagaaacatcagcagagatccacagggaagagaactcaccgctgctctgactgtgggaagagattcacctcaccagcaggcattaaaattcatcagagaatccacacagtagagaaaccttacaggtgtactcaatgtgggaagagttttgatacatctagccatctgaagatacaccagagaatacacacagtagagaaaccttatagctgtactcaatgtgggaagagttttgatacatctagccatctgaagatacaccagagaatacacacaggagagaagccttatagctgtagtcaatgtgggaagagttttactcagctaagcaacctgatatcacaccagagaacacacacgggagagaaaccctatagctgtgatgaatgtgggaagagttttaccaCATCTAGCAATCTAACTcttcaccagagaacacacacaggagagagaccttatagctgtgatcaatgcgggaagagttttactcagctaaacaacctgatatcacaccagagaacacacacaggagagaaaccctatagctgtactcaatgtgggaagagttttacacATTCATCCAGCCTGATACAACACCAGAgagcacacacaggagagaaaccttatagctgtgatcaatgtgggaagagttttgttacatctagctatctaactgtacaccagagaacacacacaggagagaaaccttatagctgtaatcaatgtgggaagagttttgttacatctagctatctaactgaacaccagagaacacacacaggagagaaaccctatagctgtaatcaatgtgggaagagttttactcagtcaaacAGCCTGGTACAACACCAGATAACACACACGGGAAAGAAATCTCGTAGCTGTGAccagagatactctgataaaagatctctgatcaaatatcagaaaatacatacatga